A single window of Oerskovia paurometabola DNA harbors:
- a CDS encoding tripartite tricarboxylate transporter TctB family protein produces MSSSSVVPPGESPAPGGASPQVATGRRADSRGQDPVTEEVPLTGGTGPSGAAAPHTAAAPRRRIGEYVVAGVTIALGVFVVADAGTIQVPGSTTTMGPRAFPYLVGGLLLISGVLVLIGLLRGKFGEEDDGEDVDPDVRTDWKTVALLGVIFVAHVYTINLAGWPVAATLLFGGSAIVLGARPWWRAIALAVVLALVIQFVFGGLLGLSLPPGPFLEGVSSFRG; encoded by the coding sequence ATGTCCTCGTCCTCTGTCGTCCCGCCCGGTGAATCCCCCGCACCGGGCGGGGCCTCCCCCCAGGTCGCCACGGGCCGTCGCGCCGACTCGCGCGGACAGGACCCGGTGACCGAAGAGGTCCCGCTCACCGGCGGGACCGGGCCGTCGGGGGCCGCGGCGCCGCACACCGCCGCGGCCCCCAGGCGGCGGATCGGCGAGTACGTGGTCGCCGGGGTCACGATCGCCCTGGGCGTGTTCGTGGTCGCCGACGCCGGGACCATCCAGGTCCCGGGCTCGACGACCACCATGGGCCCTCGCGCCTTCCCGTACCTCGTCGGCGGCCTGCTGCTGATCTCGGGCGTCCTCGTGCTGATCGGGCTCCTGCGCGGGAAGTTCGGCGAGGAGGACGACGGCGAGGACGTCGACCCGGACGTCAGGACCGACTGGAAGACGGTCGCGCTCCTCGGCGTCATCTTCGTGGCGCACGTCTACACGATCAACCTCGCCGGCTGGCCGGTGGCGGCGACGCTGCTCTTCGGCGGGTCGGCGATCGTGCTCGGGGCCCGCCCGTGGTGGCGCGCGATCGCGCTCGCCGTCGTCCTCGCGCTCGTCATCCAGTTCGTCTTCGGCGGACTGCTCGGCCTGTCGCTGCCCCCCGGCCCGTTCCTCGAAGGGGTGAGCTCGTTCCGTGGATAA
- a CDS encoding Bug family tripartite tricarboxylate transporter substrate binding protein, giving the protein MASVVSPRSGHSTSRPGRRRLVGAAALTSLALALSACAGLASGDEAPAGEGSDKPAAVGLASLDIIVPADPGGGWDQTGRALQKELQATGLAKTINVTNVGGAGGTVGLASLANVTEPNTLMVTGLVMVGAVETNKSQARIEDTTPIARLTEEPLVIVVPAESKYTTLQELVDDIVANGKSVTVTGGSAGGADHILAGMLLKQAGVPSEKLVDTLNYVAYSGGGESLSALLGNKVSAGISGVGEYSEQVKAGTLRALAVTSPEKVEVLPDVPTLHDAGYGFDLTNWRGVLAPAGITDDERAALEDVLTELHASEEWQATLDEKGWADAFVTGADFDDYLQQNIADIQAVLQDIGLVA; this is encoded by the coding sequence ATGGCATCCGTCGTCAGCCCGCGCAGCGGGCACAGCACCAGCCGGCCGGGGCGTCGCCGCCTGGTCGGCGCAGCAGCACTCACGAGCCTCGCCCTCGCCCTCAGCGCCTGCGCAGGTCTCGCTTCGGGAGACGAGGCCCCGGCAGGCGAGGGCAGCGACAAGCCCGCCGCGGTCGGCCTGGCCTCGCTCGACATCATCGTCCCCGCAGACCCCGGCGGTGGCTGGGACCAGACGGGCCGCGCGCTCCAGAAGGAGCTGCAGGCGACGGGGCTGGCGAAGACCATCAACGTGACCAACGTGGGCGGTGCGGGCGGGACCGTCGGCCTGGCCTCCCTCGCGAACGTGACCGAGCCCAACACCCTCATGGTCACCGGACTCGTCATGGTCGGTGCGGTCGAGACCAACAAGTCCCAGGCCCGCATCGAGGACACGACGCCGATCGCGCGCCTCACCGAGGAACCGCTCGTCATCGTCGTGCCGGCCGAGTCCAAGTACACGACGCTCCAGGAGCTCGTGGACGACATCGTCGCCAACGGCAAGAGCGTCACCGTCACCGGGGGATCGGCCGGCGGCGCGGACCACATCCTCGCGGGGATGCTCCTCAAGCAGGCCGGCGTCCCGTCCGAGAAGCTCGTCGACACGCTCAACTACGTCGCGTACTCGGGTGGTGGCGAGTCCCTCTCCGCCCTGCTCGGCAACAAGGTCAGCGCCGGCATCTCGGGCGTCGGCGAGTACTCCGAGCAGGTCAAGGCGGGCACCTTGCGTGCGCTCGCGGTCACGAGCCCCGAGAAGGTCGAGGTCCTCCCCGACGTCCCCACGCTCCACGACGCGGGCTACGGCTTCGACCTCACCAACTGGCGTGGCGTCCTCGCCCCCGCCGGCATCACGGACGACGAGCGCGCCGCGCTCGAGGACGTCCTCACCGAGCTCCACGCGTCCGAGGAGTGGCAGGCCACGCTCGACGAGAAGGGCTGGGCGGACGCGTTCGTCACCGGCGCGGACTTCGACGACTACCTCCAGCAGAACATCGCCGACATCCAGGCGGTCCTGCAGGACATCGGTCTGGTCGCCTGA